In Bradyrhizobium sp. G127, one genomic interval encodes:
- the pal gene encoding peptidoglycan-associated lipoprotein Pal, which yields MKHQMRILQGLKLAAVLAVALSMGACANKTGVGGDAMASAAVPGSQQDFVVNVGDRVFFESDQTELSPQAIATLDKQAQWLQQYNRYSFTIEGHADERGTREYNIALGAKRAQSVRSFLASRGIDSGRMRTISYGKERPVAVCNDISCWSQNRRAVTVLNASS from the coding sequence ATGAAACATCAAATGCGTATCCTCCAGGGATTGAAGCTGGCAGCGGTCTTGGCCGTGGCACTTTCGATGGGTGCCTGCGCCAACAAGACCGGAGTCGGCGGCGACGCCATGGCGAGCGCGGCCGTACCGGGCAGCCAGCAGGATTTCGTCGTGAATGTCGGCGACCGCGTGTTCTTCGAGAGCGACCAGACCGAGCTGTCGCCCCAGGCGATCGCCACCCTCGACAAGCAGGCGCAGTGGCTGCAGCAATACAACCGCTATTCCTTCACGATCGAAGGCCACGCCGACGAGCGCGGCACCCGGGAATACAACATCGCTTTGGGTGCCAAGCGCGCGCAGTCGGTGCGCAGTTTCCTCGCATCGCGCGGCATCGATTCGGGCCGCATGCGCACGATCTCCTACGGCAAGGAACGTCCGGTCGCGGTGTGCAATGACATCTCGTGCTGGTCGCAGAACCGCCGTGCGGTGACGGTGCTGAACGCCAGTTCGTAA
- the ybgF gene encoding tol-pal system protein YbgF, with protein sequence MLSRFQIFACAVLLTAPLWLPVSASAQQDIDPEIRIERLENQLRTLTGQNEELQYRNRQLEEQLRAFQGAQPAPANQAAAARPAAPGTAVAPQVQPNPGYQQNPGYQQAPAAPPVVGEAPPVIAAPVASSGRRGDAFDPSRNPNAPGVPRALGGGQLPVTEAPVGAPGGRDAGEPLDLSNVGRPRDPYGSGAPTQQRQTPPAPNTTASLTTLPPSATPRDEFDLGIGYVQRKDYALAEETMRNFAVKYPTDPLLPDSQYWLGESLYQRQKYRDAAEAFLGVTTKFDTSAKAPDALLRLGQSLAALKEKEAACAAFGEINRKYPRASNGVKQGVTREQKRVGC encoded by the coding sequence ATGTTATCCAGATTTCAAATTTTCGCCTGTGCGGTTCTCTTGACCGCGCCCTTGTGGTTGCCTGTCAGCGCATCAGCGCAGCAGGACATCGATCCCGAAATCCGCATTGAGCGGCTGGAAAACCAGCTGCGCACGCTGACCGGCCAGAACGAGGAATTGCAGTATCGCAACCGCCAGCTCGAAGAGCAGTTGCGGGCGTTTCAGGGCGCGCAGCCGGCTCCCGCCAATCAGGCTGCGGCGGCGCGTCCTGCCGCACCCGGCACGGCGGTCGCACCGCAGGTTCAGCCGAACCCGGGTTATCAGCAAAATCCCGGCTACCAGCAGGCACCAGCGGCGCCACCTGTTGTCGGCGAAGCGCCACCGGTGATTGCCGCGCCTGTCGCCAGCAGTGGACGCCGCGGTGACGCTTTCGATCCGAGCCGGAATCCGAATGCCCCCGGTGTGCCGCGCGCGCTGGGCGGTGGACAACTTCCTGTCACGGAGGCTCCGGTTGGCGCGCCGGGCGGACGTGATGCGGGCGAGCCCCTTGACCTGTCGAATGTCGGCCGCCCTCGCGATCCCTATGGTAGCGGCGCGCCGACTCAACAGCGCCAGACCCCGCCTGCCCCGAATACCACGGCATCGTTGACCACATTGCCGCCGTCGGCCACGCCGCGGGACGAGTTCGATCTCGGTATTGGATACGTCCAGCGCAAGGATTATGCGCTCGCCGAAGAGACGATGCGAAACTTCGCGGTTAAATATCCCACCGATCCACTGCTGCCGGATTCGCAGTACTGGCTCGGCGAAAGCCTGTACCAGCGGCAGAAATACCGCGACGCCGCCGAAGCGTTTCTGGGCGTCACCACCAAGTTCGACACGTCGGCGAAGGCGCCCGACGCGCTGCTCCGGCTCGGTCAGTCGCTCGCAGCGCTGAAGGAGAAGGAAGCCGCCTGCGCCGCGTTCGGCGAAATCAACCGGAAATATCCGCGCGCCTCCAACGGGGTGAAGCAGGGCGTTACCCGCGAACAGAAGCGGGTGGGCTGCTGA
- the tilS gene encoding tRNA lysidine(34) synthetase TilS codes for MPKSDSSKSRSSKSRSSRIKSRLHEPPITAAEARGLFAEWKTAPAIVLAISGGPDSVALMWLAARWRRTLKKAPHLVAVTVDHALRKEAAREARDVKRLAKALEIEHRTVRWSGAKPETGVPSAARDARYRLLVRAAQRHGASHIFTAHTRDDQAETVIMRLSRGSGIAGLAAMARQSDREGMVLARPFLDVPKSRLVATLQKAGIAFADDPTNRDPRFTRPRLRALMPALAAEGADARSLARLASRLARANAALEIMTDGALRYLASINPGSGFELAAFIALSDEIRVRLLLRAINRVGHEGPAELGKVEALVQAIDEAAARAKNAGGRFRFKQTLAGAVISIDKGRIHIVPAPPRGRRRAGLP; via the coding sequence ATGCCCAAATCTGACTCGTCCAAATCTCGGTCGTCCAAGTCTCGGTCGTCCAGGATCAAATCCAGGCTTCACGAGCCACCGATCACCGCCGCCGAAGCGCGGGGCCTGTTTGCCGAGTGGAAAACCGCGCCCGCGATTGTGCTGGCGATCTCCGGCGGCCCGGACTCCGTTGCATTGATGTGGCTTGCCGCGCGCTGGCGGCGGACGTTGAAAAAAGCGCCGCATCTGGTGGCGGTCACGGTCGATCATGCCCTGCGCAAGGAGGCCGCCCGGGAGGCCCGCGACGTCAAGCGTCTCGCCAAGGCGCTGGAGATCGAACATCGCACCGTTCGCTGGTCCGGCGCGAAACCGGAGACCGGCGTGCCGTCGGCCGCGCGTGATGCGCGCTACCGGCTGCTGGTTCGCGCCGCGCAGCGTCATGGTGCATCGCATATTTTCACGGCGCACACCCGGGACGACCAGGCTGAGACCGTTATCATGCGGCTGTCGCGCGGCAGCGGCATTGCCGGACTGGCAGCGATGGCGCGGCAGTCGGATCGGGAAGGCATGGTGCTGGCGCGGCCGTTCCTGGATGTGCCGAAATCACGGCTGGTCGCCACGCTTCAAAAAGCCGGCATTGCCTTTGCCGACGATCCCACCAACCGCGATCCGCGTTTTACGCGCCCAAGGCTGCGTGCGCTGATGCCCGCGCTGGCGGCCGAAGGGGCCGACGCGCGCAGTCTGGCGCGGCTCGCATCGCGTCTTGCCCGCGCCAACGCGGCGCTGGAGATTATGACGGATGGTGCATTGCGTTATCTGGCGAGCATCAATCCGGGCAGCGGGTTCGAACTGGCGGCCTTTATCGCGCTGTCCGACGAAATCCGGGTGAGGCTTTTGCTGCGCGCGATCAATCGTGTCGGTCATGAGGGGCCAGCTGAACTCGGCAAGGTTGAGGCCCTGGTGCAGGCGATTGATGAGGCGGCGGCCAGGGCAAAGAACGCGGGCGGGCGGTTCCGTTTCAAGCAGACGCTGGCCGGGGCGGTCATCAGCATCGACAAAGGCCGCATCCATATCGTGCCGGCTCCGCCAAGGGGGCGGCGGAGGGCTGGTTTGCCTTAA
- the ftsH gene encoding ATP-dependent zinc metalloprotease FtsH — MNANLRNFALWVIIVLLLLALFTLFQNPGQRAASQDISFSQLLTEVDQNRVRDVVIQGPDINGTFTNGSTFHTYAPNDPTLIKRLYDGKVSITAKPPGDNVPWFVSLLVSWLPFIALIGVWIFLSRQMQGGAGKAMGFGKSRAKMLTEAHGRVTFEDVAGVDEAKQDLQEIVEFLRDPGKYQRLGGRIPRGVLLVGPPGTGKTLIARAVAGEANVPFFTISGSDFVEMFVGVGASRVRDMFEQAKKNAPCIIFIDEIDAVGRHRGAGLGGGNDEREQTLNQLLVEMDGFEANEGVILIAATNRPDVLDPALLRPGRFDRQVVVPNPDVVGREQILKVHVRKVPLAPDINLKTIARGTPGFSGADLMNLVNEAALTAARRNKRMVTQAEFEEAKDKVMMGAERKSLVMTEEEKMLTAYHEGGHAIVGLNVIATDPIHKATIIPRGRALGMVMQLPERDKLSMSLEQMTSRLAIMMGGRVAEELVFGKEKVTSGASSDIEQATRLARMMVTRWGLSEELGTVSYGENQDEVFLGMSVSRTQNASEATVQKIDKEIRRFVEEGYNEATRILTEKRADLETLAKGLLEFETLSGDEITDLLNGKKPNRESVLEPTGPRTSAVPPAGKPRPRPDAGLEPQPQA; from the coding sequence ATGAACGCCAATCTGCGCAATTTCGCCCTCTGGGTCATCATCGTCTTGCTGCTGTTGGCATTGTTCACGCTCTTCCAGAATCCGGGACAGCGCGCCGCCTCGCAGGATATTTCATTTTCCCAGCTTTTGACCGAGGTTGACCAGAATCGCGTCCGCGACGTGGTCATCCAGGGGCCGGACATCAACGGCACCTTCACCAACGGTTCGACCTTCCACACCTACGCGCCGAACGATCCGACCCTGATCAAGCGCCTGTATGACGGCAAGGTCTCGATCACTGCGAAGCCGCCGGGCGACAATGTGCCTTGGTTCGTGTCGCTGCTGGTGTCGTGGCTGCCGTTCATCGCGTTGATCGGCGTGTGGATTTTTCTGTCGCGCCAGATGCAGGGCGGAGCCGGCAAGGCGATGGGCTTTGGCAAATCGCGCGCCAAGATGCTGACCGAGGCGCACGGCCGTGTGACGTTCGAGGACGTCGCGGGCGTTGATGAAGCCAAGCAGGATTTGCAGGAGATCGTCGAGTTCCTGCGCGATCCCGGCAAGTATCAGCGCCTCGGCGGACGGATTCCGCGCGGCGTGCTGCTGGTCGGCCCTCCCGGTACGGGTAAAACCCTGATCGCGCGCGCGGTCGCGGGTGAAGCCAACGTGCCGTTCTTCACCATCTCGGGTTCGGACTTCGTCGAAATGTTCGTCGGCGTTGGTGCCAGCCGTGTGCGTGACATGTTCGAGCAGGCCAAGAAGAATGCGCCGTGCATCATCTTCATCGACGAAATCGACGCGGTCGGCCGTCATCGCGGCGCCGGTCTTGGCGGCGGCAATGACGAACGCGAGCAGACCCTCAACCAGTTGCTGGTCGAGATGGACGGCTTCGAGGCCAATGAAGGCGTGATCCTGATCGCCGCGACCAACCGTCCTGACGTTCTCGATCCCGCGCTGCTGCGTCCGGGCCGCTTCGACCGTCAGGTCGTGGTGCCGAACCCGGATGTCGTCGGCCGCGAGCAGATCCTCAAGGTCCACGTCCGCAAGGTGCCGTTGGCGCCAGACATCAACCTCAAGACCATCGCACGAGGCACGCCCGGCTTCTCCGGCGCGGACCTGATGAACCTCGTCAATGAGGCGGCACTCACCGCCGCGCGTCGCAACAAGCGCATGGTGACGCAGGCCGAATTCGAAGAGGCCAAGGACAAGGTGATGATGGGCGCGGAGCGCAAGTCGCTCGTCATGACCGAGGAAGAAAAGATGCTGACGGCCTATCACGAGGGCGGCCACGCCATCGTCGGCCTCAACGTCATCGCCACCGATCCGATCCACAAGGCCACGATCATTCCGCGCGGCCGTGCACTCGGCATGGTGATGCAATTGCCGGAGCGCGATAAACTGTCGATGTCGCTGGAGCAGATGACCTCGCGCCTCGCCATCATGATGGGCGGACGCGTCGCGGAAGAGCTGGTCTTCGGCAAGGAGAAGGTGACGTCCGGCGCATCGTCCGACATCGAGCAGGCGACAAGGCTTGCGCGCATGATGGTGACCCGCTGGGGTCTGTCGGAAGAACTCGGCACCGTCTCCTATGGGGAGAATCAGGACGAGGTGTTCCTCGGCATGTCGGTGTCGCGCACCCAGAACGCATCGGAAGCCACCGTTCAAAAGATCGACAAGGAAATCCGCCGCTTCGTCGAGGAAGGCTACAACGAGGCGACGCGCATTCTGACCGAGAAACGCGCCGACCTCGAAACCCTCGCCAAGGGTCTTCTTGAATTCGAGACGCTGTCCGGCGACGAGATCACCGATCTGCTGAACGGCAAGAAGCCGAACCGCGAATCCGTGCTTGAGCCGACCGGCCCACGCACCTCGGCGGTTCCGCCCGCCGGCAAGCCGCGCCCGCGTCCGGATGCCGGGCTTGAGCCGCAGCCGCAGGCATAA
- a CDS encoding AzlC family ABC transporter permease, with the protein MTTLHPPSETVPDHFHTPAYWSSKAIVPGIYAISPMLPGTIAFGMAFGALCAQKNFTLAEVQVMMAFVYGGLSQFVAVSSWPDQLTVTSIATLALLTLTVNIRFSLMSASLRPWFGTLPPWQSYPSMLLVTDGGWLAATRYRNHGGADASFFVGGGIVLYIVWFVSSLPGYLLAGQLSDPKKYGVDLVVPAFYAAMLVPAWKGPRRAIPWAVAGVVALAVHWLVPGWWFIIAGAVSGAICAGLMDDPPAADPHANSHGKGGV; encoded by the coding sequence ATGACGACGCTTCACCCCCCGTCCGAGACGGTGCCCGATCATTTCCACACGCCCGCCTACTGGTCGTCCAAGGCGATCGTGCCGGGCATCTACGCCATCTCGCCGATGCTGCCGGGTACCATCGCGTTCGGTATGGCGTTCGGCGCGCTTTGCGCCCAGAAGAATTTCACTCTGGCCGAAGTGCAGGTGATGATGGCGTTCGTTTATGGCGGGCTGTCGCAGTTCGTCGCAGTCTCGTCGTGGCCGGATCAGCTCACGGTGACGTCGATCGCGACGCTGGCGCTGCTGACGCTGACCGTGAATATCCGTTTCTCGCTGATGAGCGCCAGCCTGCGCCCGTGGTTCGGCACGCTGCCGCCATGGCAGTCCTATCCCTCAATGCTGCTGGTCACCGACGGCGGCTGGCTTGCCGCCACGCGCTATCGCAATCACGGCGGCGCCGATGCGTCGTTCTTCGTGGGCGGCGGCATCGTGCTTTATATCGTCTGGTTTGTCTCTTCGCTGCCCGGATATCTGCTGGCGGGACAATTAAGCGATCCGAAAAAGTATGGCGTCGATCTGGTGGTGCCGGCGTTCTATGCCGCGATGCTGGTACCGGCCTGGAAAGGCCCGCGGCGTGCCATTCCCTGGGCCGTCGCAGGCGTGGTGGCGCTCGCGGTGCATTGGCTGGTGCCGGGTTGGTGGTTCATCATCGCGGGCGCGGTGTCGGGCGCGATCTGCGCCGGCCTAATGGATGATCCACCTGCCGCCGATCCGCATGCCAACTCCCACGGGAAGGGCGGCGTATGA
- a CDS encoding AzlD domain-containing protein: MSEFLRSDVMIAFAVMTAVTVASRLGGYWLMGYVTITPRVRRMLDALPGSIIVAASLPVAVNGGAVVLFAIGAAVAITIVRRNEFVAVITGMAVAALARAMGFSG; this comes from the coding sequence ATGAGCGAATTCCTGCGTTCCGACGTGATGATCGCATTCGCCGTGATGACGGCGGTGACGGTGGCCTCGCGCCTCGGCGGCTACTGGCTGATGGGTTATGTCACCATCACGCCGCGCGTGCGGCGGATGCTCGACGCGCTGCCCGGATCGATTATCGTTGCCGCGTCGCTGCCGGTCGCGGTCAATGGCGGCGCGGTCGTGCTGTTCGCGATTGGTGCGGCGGTCGCCATCACCATCGTCCGGCGCAACGAGTTTGTCGCCGTGATCACCGGAATGGCGGTGGCGGCGCTGGCGCGCGCGATGGGATTCAGCGGTTAA
- a CDS encoding TetR/AcrR family transcriptional regulator, translating to MVYRRTHQVVKRLAARRNAILSAARDAAAEGGMAAVQIAPVASRANVAAGTVYRYFPSKADLISELIADVSRAELTAIRRAADAAPGPSSALAAAVTTIAVHVVSNRKLAWGILAEPVDVDVTASRLASRREIAAEVEARIEAAVRAGHLPAQDISLAATALIGALHESLVGPLAPDDIDDPVKLRDSVQAITLFALRAVGVLDARARGLVVQAVMPVMPARRELGALVG from the coding sequence ATGGTTTACAGGCGAACTCATCAGGTCGTGAAACGCCTTGCGGCGCGCCGCAACGCGATTCTTTCGGCCGCACGCGACGCCGCTGCCGAAGGCGGAATGGCGGCGGTTCAGATTGCGCCGGTTGCCTCCCGCGCCAATGTTGCAGCGGGTACGGTCTATCGCTACTTCCCGTCCAAGGCCGATCTGATTTCCGAGTTGATCGCGGATGTGTCGCGCGCCGAACTAACGGCGATCAGGCGTGCCGCTGATGCTGCGCCTGGGCCTTCGTCGGCGCTGGCCGCGGCAGTGACCACGATTGCCGTGCATGTGGTATCGAACCGCAAGCTGGCCTGGGGCATTCTCGCCGAGCCGGTGGATGTGGATGTGACCGCATCGCGTCTTGCCAGCCGCCGCGAGATCGCCGCCGAAGTCGAAGCGCGGATCGAGGCCGCGGTGCGGGCGGGGCATCTTCCGGCACAGGACATCTCGCTGGCCGCCACAGCCCTGATCGGAGCGCTGCACGAGTCGCTGGTCGGCCCGCTCGCGCCCGATGACATCGACGATCCGGTGAAACTGCGCGACTCGGTGCAGGCGATTACGCTGTTTGCGCTTCGTGCCGTCGGTGTGCTCGATGCGCGCGCGCGCGGTCTGGTGGTGCAGGCGGTGATGCCCGTGATGCCCGCGCGGCGGGAGCTGGGCGCGCTGGTCGGGTAA
- a CDS encoding FAD-linked oxidase C-terminal domain-containing protein: MSIMMPEPDQAVLARREEIVAALSKIVPGEGVISTTREMQPYESDALTAYRQPPMVVVLPDTTEQVSQVLKYCYDNGIKVVPRGSGTSLSGGSLPLADGVLLGLGKFKRVREIDFDNRVAVVEPGVTNLAISQAVAHEGFYYAPDPSSQIACSIGGNVAENSGGVHSLKYGMTTNNVLGCEFVLITGEILRIGGKAPENDGYDLMGIINGSEGLLGVVTEVTVRILQKPETARALMVGFASVEDAGQCVANIIGAGIIPGGMEMMDKNAIVAAEAFVHAGYPLDVEALLIIELDGPKVEVDELIERVEKIARGCGSTTLQISNSEQERLLFWSGRKAAFPAVGRLSPDYLCMDGTIPRGKLPEALAGIRDLSEKYGLRVANVFHAGDGNLHPLILYDANIPEEMDKAEAFGSDILRLCVKLGGVLTGEHGVGVEKRDLMPEMFSDIDLAQQQRLKCAFDTQGLLNPGKVFPTLHRCAELGRVHVHGGKLAFPDIPRF, encoded by the coding sequence ATGTCCATCATGATGCCTGAGCCCGATCAGGCGGTGCTCGCGCGCCGCGAAGAGATCGTCGCCGCCTTGAGTAAAATCGTGCCGGGCGAGGGCGTGATCTCGACGACGCGGGAGATGCAGCCCTATGAATCGGACGCGCTGACGGCCTATCGCCAGCCGCCGATGGTGGTGGTGCTGCCGGACACCACCGAACAGGTCTCGCAGGTTTTGAAGTACTGCTACGACAACGGCATCAAGGTGGTGCCGCGCGGCTCCGGCACCTCGCTGTCGGGAGGCTCGCTGCCGCTCGCGGACGGCGTGCTGCTCGGCCTCGGCAAATTCAAGCGCGTGCGCGAAATCGATTTCGACAATCGCGTCGCGGTGGTGGAGCCCGGCGTCACTAACCTCGCCATCAGCCAGGCTGTGGCGCATGAGGGATTCTACTACGCGCCCGATCCGTCATCGCAGATCGCCTGCTCGATTGGCGGAAATGTCGCGGAGAACTCTGGCGGCGTTCACAGCCTGAAATACGGCATGACCACCAACAACGTGCTGGGCTGCGAATTCGTGCTGATCACCGGCGAAATCCTGCGCATCGGCGGCAAGGCCCCCGAGAACGACGGCTACGACCTGATGGGGATCATCAACGGATCGGAGGGGCTGCTCGGCGTCGTCACCGAGGTCACTGTGCGCATCCTGCAGAAGCCGGAAACGGCCCGTGCCCTGATGGTGGGCTTCGCCTCGGTCGAGGACGCCGGACAGTGCGTGGCCAACATCATCGGCGCGGGGATCATTCCCGGCGGCATGGAGATGATGGACAAGAACGCGATCGTAGCCGCCGAAGCCTTCGTCCATGCGGGCTATCCGCTCGATGTCGAAGCGCTGCTGATCATCGAACTGGACGGCCCGAAGGTCGAAGTCGATGAACTGATCGAGCGCGTCGAGAAGATCGCGCGCGGCTGCGGCTCGACCACCCTGCAGATTTCGAATTCCGAGCAGGAGCGGCTGCTGTTCTGGTCCGGTCGCAAGGCGGCGTTTCCGGCGGTAGGGCGGCTGTCGCCGGATTATCTCTGCATGGACGGCACTATTCCGCGCGGCAAGCTGCCCGAGGCGCTGGCCGGGATACGCGACCTGTCGGAGAAATATGGCCTGCGTGTCGCCAATGTCTTCCACGCCGGCGACGGCAATCTTCATCCTCTTATTCTGTACGATGCAAATATCCCCGAAGAGATGGACAAGGCGGAAGCCTTTGGCTCGGACATCCTGCGCCTGTGCGTGAAACTCGGCGGCGTCCTGACCGGCGAGCACGGCGTCGGTGTCGAGAAGCGCGACCTGATGCCGGAGATGTTCAGCGATATCGACCTCGCCCAACAGCAGCGTCTGAAATGTGCCTTCGATACGCAAGGATTGCTCAATCCCGGCAAGGTGTTTCCGACCCTGCACCGCTGCGCCGAACTTGGGCGGGTCCATGTCCATGGTGGCAAGCTGGCGTTTCCGGACATCCCGCGATTCTGA
- a CDS encoding FAD-binding protein — MDTLKVRDAKDVEQAVRDALAAEQPLEIIGHGSKRAIGLPMATNAVLDLSALNAITSYEPNELIVTVQAGAPMADLLSLIDSKNQQFAFDPMDTSVLLGTPRGAGTIGGTIAAGLAGPRRIKAGGARDHLLGAYAVSGFGDSFKAGGKVVKNVTGYDLCKLLAGSWGTLSVMTEVTLKVLPKAENERTLVLRGLDDVTANRAMTAALGSSFDVSGVAHLPASIFRTAGDGLAGLGGSQQGVTLIRLEGIGASVSDRAGSVKQLLAAFGAADLIADDASLSVWEAIRDVTPFAASGSLGAWPVWRIVCPPASGGAFGQALARETGGDVIYDWGGGLIWAALPPAADAHASMLRERLKPIGGHATLLRAADQVRNTVDVFQPQEPGVAALGARVKASFDPRNIFNRGRMVRA, encoded by the coding sequence GTGGATACCCTGAAAGTGCGTGACGCGAAGGATGTGGAGCAGGCCGTGCGCGACGCACTCGCCGCCGAGCAGCCGCTTGAAATCATCGGTCACGGCAGCAAGCGCGCCATCGGGCTCCCGATGGCGACCAACGCGGTCCTCGACCTGTCGGCGCTCAACGCCATCACGTCCTATGAGCCGAACGAGTTGATCGTCACCGTCCAGGCTGGTGCGCCGATGGCCGATCTGCTGTCGCTGATCGATTCGAAGAACCAGCAATTCGCGTTCGATCCCATGGACACGTCGGTGCTGCTGGGAACGCCGCGCGGCGCCGGGACCATCGGCGGCACCATCGCTGCGGGGTTGGCGGGACCGCGGCGCATCAAGGCCGGCGGCGCGCGAGATCATCTGCTCGGAGCTTATGCGGTCTCCGGCTTCGGCGATTCGTTCAAGGCCGGCGGCAAGGTGGTGAAGAACGTCACCGGCTATGACCTCTGCAAGCTGCTCGCGGGGTCATGGGGCACGCTGTCGGTGATGACGGAAGTGACGCTCAAGGTTCTGCCGAAGGCGGAAAACGAGCGGACGCTGGTTTTGCGCGGTCTCGACGATGTCACTGCGAACCGGGCCATGACGGCGGCGCTGGGATCATCGTTCGACGTGTCGGGCGTTGCGCATCTGCCGGCGTCGATCTTCCGGACCGCTGGCGACGGGCTGGCCGGTCTCGGAGGCTCTCAACAGGGTGTGACGCTGATCCGGCTGGAGGGAATCGGCGCGTCGGTGTCCGATCGCGCCGGATCGGTAAAGCAGTTGCTTGCGGCGTTCGGTGCGGCGGATTTGATCGCGGACGACGCCTCCTTATCGGTCTGGGAGGCGATCCGCGACGTCACGCCGTTCGCGGCATCCGGATCGCTGGGCGCGTGGCCGGTGTGGCGCATCGTGTGTCCGCCGGCGTCGGGCGGCGCATTCGGCCAGGCACTGGCACGCGAGACCGGCGGCGACGTGATCTACGATTGGGGCGGCGGGCTGATCTGGGCGGCGTTGCCGCCCGCAGCGGACGCCCACGCCTCGATGCTGCGCGAACGTCTCAAGCCTATCGGCGGCCACGCCACGCTGCTTCGTGCCGCCGACCAGGTGCGCAATACGGTCGATGTTTTCCAGCCTCAGGAGCCGGGCGTCGCGGCGCTGGGCGCGCGCGTCAAGGCGAGCTTCGATCCCCGCAATATCTTCAATCGCGGCCGGATGGTGCGCGCATGA
- the glcF gene encoding glycolate oxidase subunit GlcF has protein sequence MKTEFSLSQLADPDIREADKILRACVHCGFCTATCPTYVLLGDELDSPRGRIYLIKDMLENDRAPTQEVVKHIDRCLSCLACMTTCPSGVNYMHLVDQARVKVEEEYARPLPERFLRGVLAFVLPRPGLFRVSMIAARIARPFAALLPAPSGATAPSFFDRLRAMLALAPGHLPAPGPAGGTIFPAEGKKRGRVALLQGCAQQVLSPGINQAAVRMLTRHGIEVVLVADEQCCGSLTHHMGHDGDALKRARANIEVWTNEADRNGLDAILVTTSGCGTTIKDYGYMLREDGAYAAKAARISALAKDVTEYVASLDIAWPQSKSDLVVAYHSACSLQHGQKITQLPKELLSKSGFVVKDVPESHLCCGSAGTYNILQPSIAKRLRERKVANIASTKPDIISAGNIGCMVQIGSVESTDGTSVPVVHTIELLDWATGGPRPDLLTRSMKGPRVGSA, from the coding sequence ATGAAGACCGAATTTTCCCTAAGCCAGCTCGCCGATCCCGATATCCGCGAAGCCGACAAGATTCTGCGCGCCTGCGTCCATTGCGGATTCTGCACCGCGACCTGTCCGACCTATGTCCTGCTCGGCGACGAACTCGATAGTCCGCGCGGCCGGATTTACCTGATCAAGGACATGCTGGAGAACGACCGCGCGCCGACACAGGAGGTGGTCAAGCACATCGACCGCTGCCTGTCGTGCCTGGCCTGCATGACGACCTGTCCGTCGGGGGTGAACTACATGCACCTCGTCGATCAGGCGCGGGTGAAGGTCGAGGAGGAATATGCGCGGCCGTTGCCGGAGCGATTTCTGCGGGGTGTCCTCGCCTTCGTGCTGCCGCGTCCGGGCCTGTTCAGGGTCAGCATGATCGCGGCCCGGATCGCGCGGCCGTTCGCGGCGCTGCTGCCGGCTCCCTCCGGCGCGACCGCGCCGTCCTTCTTCGACCGGCTTCGGGCCATGCTGGCGCTGGCGCCGGGACATTTGCCTGCGCCGGGGCCTGCGGGTGGCACGATATTCCCCGCCGAGGGCAAGAAGCGCGGCCGGGTCGCCTTATTGCAGGGATGCGCCCAGCAGGTGCTGTCGCCGGGGATCAATCAGGCGGCCGTTCGGATGCTGACCCGCCACGGCATCGAGGTGGTGCTGGTCGCGGACGAACAATGCTGCGGCTCGCTGACGCATCACATGGGCCACGATGGCGACGCGCTGAAGCGTGCGCGGGCAAACATCGAGGTGTGGACAAACGAGGCTGACCGGAATGGCCTCGATGCCATCCTCGTCACTACGTCGGGATGCGGCACCACGATCAAGGACTACGGCTACATGCTGCGCGAAGATGGCGCTTATGCAGCCAAAGCCGCGCGAATATCGGCTTTGGCGAAGGACGTGACCGAGTATGTCGCGAGCCTCGACATCGCGTGGCCGCAAAGCAAAAGCGATCTCGTCGTCGCGTATCACTCCGCATGTTCGTTGCAGCACGGACAGAAAATCACGCAGCTTCCGAAAGAATTGCTTTCCAAGAGCGGATTCGTGGTGAAAGATGTACCGGAGAGTCATCTGTGTTGCGGTTCGGCAGGAACGTACAACATCCTCCAGCCCAGCATTGCAAAGCGATTACGCGAACGGAAGGTCGCCAACATCGCGTCGACGAAGCCGGACATCATCTCTGCCGGCAACATCGGTTGCATGGTGCAGATCGGCTCGGTGGAAAGTACCGACGGAACGTCAGTCCCTGTGGTGCATACGATTGAGCTGCTCGACTGGGCGACAGGCGGTCCTCGACCGGATTTATTGACGAGATCGATGAAGGGCCCCCGCGTTGGGAGTGCCTGA